A stretch of the Rhizomicrobium sp. genome encodes the following:
- a CDS encoding acyl-CoA dehydrogenase family protein translates to MSDLEAFRTETRAWLEANCPPTMRAGEVSVTDDGDDSIWGGRRATFKNPDQKLWLDRMAAKGWTAPTWPKEYGGGGLSSAEARVLGQELGRLKARPALMSFGIWMLGPVLLEYANEEQKKRFLPQIVRGEIRWCQGYSEPGAGSDLAGLRTQAVDQGDHYLINGSKIWTSYADKADWIFCLVRTDNTKKHEGISFLLFDMTSPGVEPRPIKLISGQSPFCETFFTDVKVPKAQLVGKLNGGWDIAKRLLQYERQNISAGGFGGGGGGAYDLEHAALDSVGKKDDGRLADADLRARITAHKMEARAFALTVRRAEEESKTGKGPSAATSIIKYAAAKINQERTELMVEALGTQALGWEGDSYKPGEIAAMRGMLRAKGNSIEGGTSEVNLNVISKRVLGLMDHQ, encoded by the coding sequence ATGAGCGATCTCGAAGCATTCCGGACCGAAACGCGCGCCTGGCTGGAAGCCAATTGCCCACCCACCATGCGGGCCGGCGAGGTTTCGGTCACCGACGATGGCGACGACTCCATCTGGGGCGGCCGCCGCGCGACTTTCAAGAATCCGGATCAGAAGCTCTGGCTCGACCGCATGGCGGCCAAGGGCTGGACTGCGCCGACCTGGCCCAAGGAATATGGCGGCGGTGGGTTGTCGAGCGCTGAGGCCCGCGTGCTCGGCCAGGAGCTCGGCCGCCTCAAGGCGCGGCCGGCGCTGATGTCCTTCGGCATCTGGATGCTGGGCCCGGTGCTGCTCGAATATGCCAATGAAGAGCAGAAAAAGAGATTCCTGCCGCAGATCGTGCGCGGCGAAATCCGCTGGTGCCAAGGCTATTCGGAGCCGGGCGCCGGTTCCGACCTCGCGGGCCTGCGCACCCAGGCGGTCGACCAGGGCGACCACTACCTGATCAACGGTTCCAAGATCTGGACCTCCTACGCCGACAAGGCGGACTGGATCTTCTGCCTGGTCCGCACCGACAACACCAAGAAGCACGAAGGCATTTCCTTCCTGCTGTTCGACATGACCTCGCCGGGCGTCGAGCCGCGGCCGATCAAGCTGATCAGCGGCCAGAGCCCGTTCTGCGAGACCTTCTTCACCGACGTGAAGGTGCCCAAGGCGCAGCTCGTCGGAAAGCTCAATGGCGGCTGGGACATCGCCAAGCGGCTTCTGCAGTATGAGCGCCAGAACATCTCCGCGGGCGGTTTCGGCGGCGGGGGCGGTGGCGCCTACGATCTCGAGCACGCGGCGCTCGACTCTGTGGGCAAGAAGGACGACGGCCGCCTCGCCGACGCCGATCTGCGCGCCCGCATCACCGCGCACAAGATGGAGGCGCGCGCCTTCGCGCTGACCGTGCGCCGCGCCGAGGAAGAATCGAAGACCGGCAAGGGCCCGTCGGCCGCGACCTCGATCATCAAATACGCCGCCGCCAAGATAAACCAGGAGCGCACCGAGCTGATGGTGGAGGCTCTCGGCACCCAGGCGCTGGGCTGGGAGGGCGATTCCTACAAGCCCGGCGAGATCGCGGCGATGCGCGGCATGCTGCGCGCCAAGGGCAATTCGATCGAGGGCGGCACGTCCGAGGTGAACCTCAACGTCATCTCCAAGCGCGTGCTCGGCCTGATGGATCACCAATAA
- a CDS encoding acyl-CoA dehydrogenase family protein: MSAAASADTDLEAFRAEARAWIEANFPPSLKGKSAMMLREDGGPADGGDFAKWKKAMGDKGWGTPTYPKQYGGGGLSTPQARIVNQELNRIGAFNPIGGMGVMMFGPTLLEYGSEEQKKKYVPGIVQGTTWWCQGYSEPGAGSDLASLRTQCVDKGDHFLVNGQKVWTSGAQYADMCFALVRTDNTRKHEGISFLLIDMKSPGVEVRPIKLISGNSPFCETFFTDVKVPKENLMGPLNGGWTIGKRLLQFERQGLGGGIAGGGLNRGGETRSLDQVAKAYVGANDNGEVADAELRARITNHLMDARAFMLTVQRAMGEAKGNQGPSATTSIMKNAGSRIGQERAELLIEMMGFQGLGWEGAGFTRDELDTVRGWLGGKATTIYGGSQEIQNNIIAKRILGLLDHQ; this comes from the coding sequence ATGAGTGCCGCTGCATCCGCCGACACCGACCTTGAAGCCTTTCGCGCCGAGGCGCGGGCCTGGATCGAGGCCAATTTCCCGCCCTCCCTGAAGGGCAAGAGCGCGATGATGCTGCGCGAGGATGGCGGCCCGGCAGACGGCGGCGACTTCGCCAAGTGGAAGAAGGCGATGGGCGACAAGGGCTGGGGCACGCCCACTTACCCGAAGCAATATGGCGGCGGTGGGCTCTCCACCCCGCAGGCCCGCATCGTGAACCAGGAGCTGAACCGCATCGGCGCGTTCAATCCGATCGGCGGCATGGGCGTGATGATGTTCGGGCCGACGCTGCTCGAATACGGCTCGGAGGAGCAGAAGAAGAAATATGTGCCGGGCATCGTGCAGGGCACGACCTGGTGGTGCCAGGGCTATAGCGAACCGGGCGCCGGCTCCGACCTCGCCTCATTGCGCACGCAATGCGTCGACAAGGGGGATCACTTCCTGGTCAACGGCCAGAAGGTCTGGACCTCCGGTGCGCAATACGCCGACATGTGCTTCGCGCTGGTCCGCACCGACAACACCAGGAAGCATGAGGGCATCTCGTTCCTGCTGATCGACATGAAATCGCCGGGCGTCGAAGTGCGCCCGATCAAGCTGATCTCCGGCAACTCGCCGTTCTGCGAGACCTTCTTCACCGACGTGAAGGTGCCGAAGGAAAACCTGATGGGTCCGCTCAATGGCGGCTGGACCATCGGCAAGCGCCTCTTGCAGTTCGAGCGCCAGGGCCTGGGCGGCGGCATCGCCGGCGGCGGCCTCAATCGCGGGGGCGAAACGCGCAGCCTCGACCAGGTGGCCAAGGCCTATGTCGGGGCCAACGACAATGGCGAGGTGGCCGACGCCGAATTGCGCGCCCGCATCACCAACCACCTGATGGACGCCCGCGCCTTCATGCTCACCGTGCAGCGCGCGATGGGCGAGGCCAAGGGCAATCAAGGCCCGTCGGCCACCACCTCGATCATGAAGAATGCCGGCTCGCGCATCGGCCAGGAGCGCGCCGAGCTGCTGATCGAGATGATGGGTTTCCAGGGCCTGGGCTGGGAAGGCGCCGGCTTCACCCGCGACGAGCTCGACACGGTGCGCGGCTGGCTCGGCGGCAAGGCCACGACGATCTATGGCGGCAGCCAGGAGATCCAGAACAACATCATCGCCAAGCGCATTTTGGGGTTGCTGGATCACCAATGA
- a CDS encoding acyl-CoA dehydrogenase family protein: MAALNEEQTMIRDGAKSWVQEKSPVTAFRKLRDSGNADGFDRAAWKEMAEMGWAGILVPEEFGGTGLGYLTLGLVLEETGRTLTASPLISTALTATTALLLAASDAQKQTYLPAIAEGKLIATLAVDEGPHHAPEKIALAGTTSGGKVTLNGKKTFVLDGGTADLIIVAARTSGKTGDKSGITLVLVDGEAAGLTRETLKTVDSRGYANLTFKDVEGEVLGTLGQGYGVLESTLDRARAGLAAEMLGQAMQSFDITLDYLKTREQFGQKIGTFQALQHRAAKMFTDLELGRSCVEGALAAIDRDANDVAQLASLAKAKVGDLVHLVSNEMVQMHGGIGMTDAHDAGLYLKRARAQEATFGGASYHRDRYATLLGY, encoded by the coding sequence ATGGCAGCCTTGAACGAAGAACAGACGATGATCCGCGACGGCGCGAAGTCGTGGGTGCAGGAGAAATCGCCGGTCACGGCGTTCCGCAAGCTGCGCGACAGCGGCAATGCGGACGGCTTCGACCGCGCCGCCTGGAAGGAAATGGCCGAGATGGGCTGGGCCGGCATCCTGGTGCCGGAAGAGTTCGGCGGCACAGGGCTGGGCTATCTGACGCTCGGCTTGGTGCTGGAAGAGACCGGCCGCACGCTGACCGCCTCGCCGCTGATCTCGACTGCGCTGACCGCGACCACCGCGCTGCTGCTGGCCGCGTCCGACGCGCAGAAGCAGACATACCTGCCTGCCATAGCCGAAGGAAAGCTGATCGCGACGCTCGCCGTCGACGAAGGCCCGCACCACGCGCCCGAGAAGATCGCGCTCGCCGGCACGACGTCGGGCGGCAAGGTGACGCTGAACGGCAAAAAGACTTTCGTGCTCGACGGCGGCACCGCGGATCTGATCATCGTGGCGGCTCGTACTTCGGGCAAGACGGGCGACAAGTCGGGCATCACGCTGGTGCTGGTCGACGGTGAGGCCGCAGGCCTGACGCGCGAGACGCTCAAGACTGTCGACTCGCGGGGCTATGCCAATCTCACCTTCAAGGATGTCGAAGGCGAAGTCCTCGGCACGCTCGGCCAGGGCTATGGCGTGCTCGAATCCACGCTGGACCGTGCCCGCGCCGGCCTCGCGGCCGAGATGCTGGGGCAGGCGATGCAGTCCTTCGACATCACGCTCGATTATCTCAAGACCCGCGAGCAGTTCGGCCAGAAGATCGGCACCTTCCAGGCGCTGCAGCACCGCGCTGCCAAGATGTTCACCGATCTCGAGCTCGGCCGCTCCTGCGTCGAAGGCGCGCTCGCCGCCATCGACCGCGACGCCAACGACGTGGCGCAGCTTGCCTCGCTGGCCAAGGCCAAGGTCGGCGATCTCGTCCATCTCGTATCGAACGAGATGGTGCAGATGCACGGCGGCATCGGCATGACCGACGCCCACGACGCGGGCCTCTATCTCAAGCGCGCCCGCGCCCAGGAAGCCACCTTCGGCGGCGCAAGCTACCACCGCGACCGCTACGCGACGCTGCTGGGGTATTAA
- a CDS encoding cupin domain-containing protein — translation MKMAIAAAVLLASFVAAHAADPPKVQPTPVANIDTTITGQRIVVPTKPDVIVATALFPPGARLPVHKHLYPHYVYVTLGTLTVVNIETHTTRRFQAGSFIAEPVNTWHYGVNNENGPLTVLVIDQVPHGMKGNMVTKP, via the coding sequence ATGAAGATGGCGATAGCGGCAGCGGTTCTCCTCGCAAGTTTCGTCGCAGCACACGCCGCCGATCCGCCGAAGGTGCAACCGACCCCGGTAGCGAACATCGACACCACGATCACCGGCCAGCGCATTGTGGTGCCGACAAAGCCCGACGTCATCGTCGCTACCGCGTTGTTCCCGCCGGGCGCGCGGCTGCCGGTGCACAAGCATCTTTACCCGCACTACGTCTATGTGACGCTGGGAACGCTGACGGTGGTGAACATCGAGACCCACACGACCCGCCGGTTCCAGGCCGGAAGCTTCATCGCGGAGCCGGTGAACACCTGGCACTACGGCGTCAACAATGAAAATGGGCCGCTGACCGTGCTGGTGATCGACCAGGTGCCGCATGGCATGAAGGGCAATATGGTAACGAAGCCGTGA